A window from Deinococcus reticulitermitis encodes these proteins:
- a CDS encoding DNA-3-methyladenine glycosylase: MPEPLRPAHFAGDPVEVARRLLGGKLVRVTPEGERLSGRLVELEAYDCPRDPACTAGRFHAARSADMAVAPGRWLFWTAHGHPLLQVSCREEGVAASVLIRAIEPLEGVGRMLDYRPVTRERDLTNGPAKLVYALGLNPAQIAGTPVDRPDLFLLPPGAPLPDAEVEVTARIGIKEGRNLPWRFTVRGNPWVSPAAPSMELMP, from the coding sequence GTGCCTGAGCCTCTGCGCCCCGCCCACTTCGCCGGCGACCCGGTGGAGGTGGCGCGGCGGCTCCTCGGCGGCAAATTGGTAAGAGTGACCCCGGAAGGCGAGCGCCTAAGCGGGCGACTCGTCGAACTCGAAGCCTACGACTGCCCGCGTGACCCCGCCTGCACCGCCGGGCGTTTCCACGCGGCCCGCAGCGCGGATATGGCAGTCGCGCCGGGGCGCTGGCTGTTCTGGACGGCGCACGGGCATCCCCTCCTGCAAGTGAGCTGCCGGGAAGAAGGCGTGGCGGCGAGTGTTCTGATCCGCGCCATCGAGCCGCTGGAGGGCGTGGGGCGGATGCTCGATTATCGGCCCGTCACCCGTGAGCGCGACCTGACGAACGGCCCAGCCAAGCTGGTGTACGCCCTCGGCCTGAACCCCGCGCAGATCGCCGGCACGCCGGTAGACCGCCCCGACCTCTTCCTGCTGCCGCCCGGGGCGCCGCTGCCGGATGCGGAAGTCGAGGTCACGGCGCGTATCGGCATTAAGGAGGGACGCAACCTGCCCTGGCGCTTTACCGTGCGCGGCAATCCCTGGGTGTCGCCCGCCGCGCCGAGCATGGAGCTGATGCCGTGA
- a CDS encoding DNA-3-methyladenine glycosylase yields MQAAPRLSAAFFDRDPVAVARELLGQTLVRVLEGGERLTARIVETEAYDCPRDPSCFVIARLPGAAQALAGPPGRVYFHSTYDHHLLNIVCREAGVQATILIRAAEPLEGEERMRAFRPVKRRLDLTNGPAKLVQALNIGPELGGQPIDGDALHILPAPAVPDEEVSVTARVGLRRGAELPWRFLIAGNPWVSPGKPSA; encoded by the coding sequence ATTCAGGCCGCGCCGCGCCTGAGCGCCGCCTTTTTTGACCGCGACCCGGTGGCGGTGGCGCGCGAACTCCTCGGGCAGACGCTCGTGCGGGTGCTGGAGGGCGGCGAGCGCCTCACGGCCCGCATCGTCGAGACCGAAGCCTACGACTGCCCGCGCGACCCGAGCTGCTTTGTGATCGCCCGCCTGCCCGGCGCGGCGCAGGCCCTCGCGGGACCGCCGGGGCGGGTGTATTTCCACTCCACCTACGACCACCACCTCCTCAACATCGTGTGCCGCGAGGCCGGCGTGCAGGCCACCATCCTGATCCGCGCCGCCGAGCCGCTGGAGGGCGAGGAACGGATGCGCGCCTTTCGCCCCGTCAAACGCCGCCTCGACCTCACGAACGGCCCGGCCAAGCTGGTGCAGGCGCTGAACATCGGGCCGGAGCTGGGGGGCCAGCCCATCGACGGGGACGCCCTCCACATCCTGCCGGCGCCTGCCGTGCCCGACGAGGAGGTCAGCGTCACCGCCCGCGTCGGGCTGCGGCGAGGGGCCGAGTTGCCGTGGCGCTTCCTGATCGCCGGGAACCCCTGGGTCTCGCCGGGAAAGCCGAGTGCCTAA
- a CDS encoding 2Fe-2S iron-sulfur cluster-binding protein — protein sequence MTEPVIASQQGQSVTLRVEGYGEIEARSGERLVRALERGGVDILHRCGGVARCTTCRVVFTEGEPDEMTLAEHDKLQEKGLLGQARLSCQIECAEGMALTPVQTEKNSGLERGKAPADHIEPEPQWTVRPGSSTEG from the coding sequence ATGACCGAACCCGTGATCGCCTCGCAACAAGGCCAGAGCGTCACCCTGCGCGTGGAGGGCTACGGCGAGATCGAGGCCCGCTCCGGCGAGCGGCTGGTGCGCGCGCTCGAACGCGGCGGCGTGGACATCCTGCACCGCTGCGGCGGCGTGGCCCGCTGCACGACCTGCCGGGTGGTCTTCACCGAGGGCGAGCCCGACGAGATGACCCTCGCCGAGCACGACAAGCTCCAGGAAAAGGGCCTGCTGGGCCAGGCGCGGCTCTCGTGCCAGATCGAGTGCGCCGAGGGCATGGCGCTGACGCCGGTGCAGACCGAGAAAAACAGCGGTCTGGAGCGCGGCAAGGCCCCCGCCGACCACATTGAGCCCGAGCCGCAGTGGACCGTGCGCCCCGGGAGCAGCACCGAGGGGTGA
- a CDS encoding PEGA domain-containing protein: protein MPLPSLPLRRGWVGAALLGAFLLSGCVPAPLRAQPNAQVRVVAGTLRAPLQTLTGEAVFAPPGPEELSVRTDRAAYVTVIVLPEQRWGADWSNTGAVVLPQVATQPGQALRVGVPPTLGFTQVYSVATLTPINLSGAAGRRSVSEVGRAVEAVTRALPAGSSNVAALQYRVSRLGTLRISASQPDARVSVAGRPVALLGLGTAVTVPNLPEGSVTVTVERGGFVTWSFPVTVEPDRVREVYAELRRPQPRQGVLRVTSVVRARVTVGGAGVGEVGPGQPLLFPWREGEDEVQLTAVESGARSTVRVRVRAGQVTSVSCTRSPEFVCTGG, encoded by the coding sequence ATGCCTCTGCCTTCACTGCCGCTCCGTCGCGGCTGGGTGGGAGCGGCCCTGCTGGGCGCGTTCCTGCTGAGCGGCTGCGTGCCCGCGCCGCTGCGCGCCCAACCGAATGCCCAGGTGAGGGTGGTGGCGGGCACCCTCCGCGCGCCGCTCCAGACCCTCACGGGCGAGGCCGTCTTCGCGCCGCCGGGGCCGGAGGAGCTGAGCGTCCGCACGGACCGCGCCGCCTACGTGACGGTGATCGTGCTCCCCGAGCAGCGCTGGGGCGCGGACTGGAGCAATACGGGCGCCGTCGTGCTGCCGCAGGTCGCCACCCAGCCGGGGCAGGCCCTGCGCGTGGGCGTGCCGCCGACGCTGGGCTTCACGCAGGTGTACTCGGTGGCGACGCTCACCCCCATCAATCTGAGCGGCGCAGCGGGGCGACGCAGCGTGAGCGAGGTGGGGCGCGCGGTGGAGGCCGTCACCCGCGCCCTGCCGGCGGGCAGTTCCAACGTGGCGGCCCTTCAGTACCGGGTCTCACGCCTCGGAACCCTGCGAATCTCGGCGAGCCAGCCGGACGCGCGGGTGTCGGTGGCCGGGCGGCCCGTGGCGTTGCTGGGCCTGGGAACGGCGGTGACGGTGCCCAACCTCCCGGAAGGCAGCGTCACCGTGACCGTGGAGCGCGGCGGCTTCGTCACCTGGTCCTTTCCCGTGACCGTCGAGCCGGACCGGGTCCGCGAGGTCTACGCCGAACTGCGGCGGCCTCAGCCCCGTCAGGGGGTGCTGCGCGTCACGAGCGTGGTGCGTGCCCGGGTGACGGTGGGTGGCGCGGGCGTCGGTGAGGTGGGGCCAGGGCAGCCGTTGCTGTTTCCCTGGAGGGAGGGCGAAGACGAGGTGCAGCTCACCGCCGTGGAGAGCGGCGCGCGCTCCACCGTGCGCGTGCGGGTGCGCGCCGGTCAGGTCACATCGGTGTCCTGCACCCGCTCGCCAGAGTTCGTCTGCACCGGGGGCTGA
- a CDS encoding MBL fold metallo-hydrolase: MTVSSPLIPVLGSLHALQVPIPYPMKTVTVLIDAPAHGPVTMIDTALDTPEARAAIEAGLKALGLHWEGVERVIITHHHPDHYGLAGVIEERSGARVTMLDVEIGRGERYWHMLREWLPGHVKHMLDHGLPQEMVQGMRGENEHVHPASRVQPLREGQTLELAGRAWEVLWLPGHADGHLGLWNPEDSLLIAGDAILPRISPNVGLYAYTRPDPLGDYLQTLGKLEALNPARAVVGHHGPLMEGVRARARELRDHHHERLDFMKAETAGEPRSAYELSLAMFSRDLPTSGRRFALAETLAHLEHLRLLGQLYRTWSEKNQVWLYHA, translated from the coding sequence ATGACGGTCTCTTCCCCCCTGATTCCCGTGCTCGGCAGCCTGCACGCCCTCCAGGTGCCGATTCCCTACCCGATGAAGACGGTGACGGTGCTGATTGACGCGCCCGCGCACGGCCCGGTCACCATGATCGACACGGCGCTCGACACGCCCGAGGCCCGCGCCGCCATCGAAGCCGGCCTGAAGGCGCTCGGGCTGCACTGGGAGGGGGTCGAGCGCGTGATCATCACCCATCACCACCCGGACCACTACGGGCTCGCGGGCGTGATCGAGGAGCGCAGCGGCGCGCGCGTGACCATGCTCGATGTCGAGATCGGGCGCGGCGAGCGCTACTGGCACATGCTGCGCGAGTGGCTGCCCGGGCACGTCAAGCACATGCTCGATCACGGCCTGCCGCAAGAGATGGTGCAGGGCATGCGCGGCGAGAATGAGCACGTCCACCCCGCCAGCCGCGTCCAGCCGCTGCGCGAAGGCCAGACCCTCGAACTCGCGGGCCGCGCCTGGGAAGTGCTGTGGCTGCCCGGCCACGCCGACGGTCACCTCGGCCTCTGGAACCCTGAAGACAGCCTGCTGATCGCCGGCGACGCGATCCTGCCGCGCATCAGCCCCAACGTGGGCCTCTACGCCTACACCCGCCCCGATCCGCTGGGCGATTACCTCCAGACGCTCGGCAAGCTCGAAGCGCTCAACCCCGCGCGCGCTGTCGTCGGGCACCACGGGCCGCTGATGGAAGGCGTGCGGGCGCGGGCGCGCGAGCTGCGCGACCACCACCACGAGCGCCTCGATTTCATGAAGGCGGAGACGGCGGGCGAGCCGCGCAGCGCTTATGAACTCTCGCTGGCGATGTTCAGCCGTGACCTGCCGACGAGCGGGCGCCGCTTTGCCCTCGCCGAGACGCTCGCGCACCTCGAACACCTGCGGCTGCTCGGGCAGCTCTACCGCACCTGGAGCGAGAAAAATCAGGTGTGGCTGTATCACGCCTGA
- a CDS encoding esterase/lipase family protein, with protein MHRPAAFAVCAVAVSALLAGCGSGPQVAAPSSELASQSPLLTAQARATATTRNPILFVHGFSSSGTVWNTMISRFKNDGWTSGELFNWSYDTAQSNSVTAELIRQKVDGILAQTGASRVDIISHSMGGLSSRSYLKNLGGDLKVDAWVSLGGPNHGTNFANACYTTSCGEMREGSSFLTALNSTDETPGAVRYATWWSPCDEIINPDTSVLLSGAVNTQTGCLSHGGLLYSATVYAQVRDFVR; from the coding sequence ATGCACCGTCCTGCTGCCTTTGCCGTTTGTGCTGTCGCCGTCTCTGCCCTGCTCGCCGGCTGTGGAAGTGGCCCGCAGGTTGCGGCCCCTTCCTCTGAACTCGCGTCCCAGTCTCCGCTGCTCACGGCTCAGGCACGGGCTACGGCGACGACGCGCAACCCGATCCTGTTCGTGCACGGCTTCAGCTCTAGCGGCACGGTCTGGAACACCATGATCAGCCGCTTCAAGAACGACGGCTGGACGAGCGGCGAGCTGTTCAACTGGTCGTATGACACTGCGCAGTCGAACAGCGTGACCGCCGAACTGATCCGGCAGAAGGTGGACGGCATCCTCGCGCAGACCGGCGCGAGCCGGGTGGACATCATCTCGCACTCGATGGGCGGGCTCTCCAGCCGCTCCTACCTCAAGAATCTGGGCGGGGACCTCAAGGTGGACGCCTGGGTGTCGCTCGGTGGCCCCAACCACGGCACCAATTTTGCCAATGCCTGCTACACCACGTCCTGCGGGGAGATGCGCGAGGGATCGAGCTTCCTGACGGCCCTGAACAGCACCGACGAGACGCCGGGCGCCGTGCGCTACGCGACGTGGTGGTCGCCCTGCGACGAGATCATCAACCCCGACACCAGCGTGCTGCTCAGCGGCGCCGTCAACACCCAGACGGGTTGCCTGAGCCACGGCGGCCTGCTGTACAGCGCGACGGTCTACGCGCAGGTGCGCGACTTCGTGCGCTGA
- the thrS gene encoding threonine--tRNA ligase — MHVTLPDGKQLHLHAGATALDAAQAIGPRLAQDALAATANGELVDLMTPLPDGAHITLITKKNPAEAAPLFRHSLGHVMSMAVGEYYRARGHDAEAIKRGVGPYIENGWYQDFDLPEPLKEEDLPEIENIMRDIISRNLPFTRREVSKQEALAQFPHDPYKAELIQGLPEDEAITFYQQGDYVDLCAGPHFPATGKLPQSFKLMSTSGAYWRGNEKNPILQRVYGVAFATQKELDEYLYQLEEAKRRDHRKLGKELELFTIDPLVGKGLPLWLPNGTVLREELTNFMKEQQFQRGYQGVVTPNIGNLDLYRTSGHYEKYSDGQFRPIEVDDEEYMLKPMNCPHHVRIYASKPRSYRDLPVRLAEFGTVYRYEQSGELNGLTRVRGFTQDDAHLFVRPDQLKKEFLDVLDLTVLVLKTFGMNEVRFRVGTRDPESDKYVGDEANWTLAERQIIEAVEEVGLPYTIEPGDAAFYGPKLDFVVKDVLGREWQLGTIQVDYNLPERFDISYVGEDGQDHRPIMIHRAPFGSIERFTGILIEHYAGDFPLWLAPRQVMIIPIADRHNAYAEELRAELHRAGLRAEVDDSSNRMQAKVRSAELSKIPVMLIVGDKEQEAREVSVRERTPEGHKERKGVAFEDLKAELLERRKNRS, encoded by the coding sequence ATGCACGTCACCCTTCCCGACGGAAAACAGCTTCACCTGCACGCGGGCGCCACGGCGCTCGACGCCGCACAGGCAATAGGCCCGCGCCTGGCGCAGGACGCCCTGGCCGCCACCGCGAACGGCGAACTGGTGGACCTGATGACGCCGCTGCCCGACGGCGCGCACATCACCCTGATTACCAAGAAAAACCCGGCTGAGGCCGCCCCGCTCTTCCGGCACAGCCTGGGCCACGTGATGAGCATGGCGGTGGGCGAGTACTACCGGGCCAGGGGCCACGACGCAGAAGCCATCAAGCGCGGCGTGGGGCCGTACATCGAGAACGGCTGGTATCAGGACTTCGACCTTCCCGAGCCGCTGAAGGAAGAGGACCTCCCCGAAATCGAGAACATCATGCGGGACATCATCTCTCGCAACCTGCCGTTTACCCGCCGGGAGGTGAGCAAGCAAGAAGCCTTGGCGCAGTTCCCGCACGACCCGTACAAGGCCGAACTCATTCAGGGCCTGCCGGAGGATGAGGCCATCACCTTCTACCAGCAGGGCGACTATGTGGACCTGTGCGCCGGGCCGCACTTTCCCGCTACAGGGAAACTGCCGCAGAGCTTCAAGCTGATGAGCACCTCGGGCGCGTACTGGCGCGGGAACGAGAAAAACCCCATCCTCCAGCGCGTGTACGGCGTGGCCTTTGCGACCCAGAAGGAACTCGACGAGTACCTCTACCAGCTCGAGGAAGCCAAGCGGCGCGACCACCGCAAGCTCGGCAAGGAACTGGAACTGTTCACGATTGACCCGCTCGTCGGCAAGGGCCTGCCGCTGTGGCTGCCGAACGGCACGGTCCTGCGCGAGGAACTGACCAACTTCATGAAAGAGCAGCAGTTCCAGCGCGGCTACCAGGGCGTGGTCACGCCGAACATCGGCAACCTCGACCTGTACCGCACCAGCGGGCACTACGAGAAGTACTCCGACGGTCAGTTCCGCCCCATCGAGGTGGACGACGAGGAGTACATGCTCAAGCCCATGAACTGCCCGCACCACGTGCGCATCTACGCCAGCAAGCCGCGCAGCTACCGCGACCTGCCTGTGCGCCTGGCGGAGTTCGGCACGGTGTACCGCTACGAGCAGAGTGGCGAACTGAACGGCCTGACCCGCGTGCGCGGCTTCACGCAGGACGACGCGCACCTGTTCGTGCGGCCCGACCAGCTGAAAAAAGAGTTTCTGGACGTGCTGGATCTGACAGTGCTGGTTCTGAAGACCTTCGGCATGAACGAGGTGCGCTTCCGCGTCGGCACCCGCGACCCGGAGAGCGACAAGTACGTGGGCGATGAGGCGAACTGGACGCTGGCCGAGCGGCAGATTATCGAGGCGGTCGAGGAAGTCGGCCTGCCGTACACCATCGAACCCGGCGACGCCGCCTTCTACGGCCCGAAACTGGACTTCGTGGTGAAGGACGTCCTGGGCCGCGAGTGGCAGCTCGGCACCATTCAGGTGGACTACAACCTGCCCGAACGCTTCGACATCAGCTACGTCGGCGAGGACGGCCAGGACCACCGCCCGATCATGATTCACCGCGCGCCCTTCGGCAGCATCGAGCGCTTCACCGGCATCCTGATCGAGCACTACGCCGGGGACTTCCCGCTGTGGCTCGCACCCCGGCAGGTGATGATCATTCCCATCGCCGACCGCCACAACGCCTACGCCGAGGAGCTGCGCGCCGAGCTGCACCGCGCCGGCCTGCGCGCCGAGGTGGACGACTCCAGCAACCGCATGCAGGCCAAGGTCCGCAGCGCCGAACTGAGCAAGATCCCGGTGATGCTGATTGTGGGCGACAAGGAACAGGAAGCCCGCGAGGTCAGCGTCCGCGAGCGCACCCCGGAAGGCCACAAGGAGCGCAAGGGCGTGGCTTTTGAAGACCTCAAGGCCGAGCTGCTGGAGCGCCGGAAGAATCGGAGCTGA
- a CDS encoding PH domain-containing protein, with product MLSTLLPLALLFAPPLLKLPRYDVSGGQIVARSLGSSTVIPQGTPVEKVALQRLSRRYGSAAAGYVAGRFTSERGEIAVYGNGERAGLLFATRPPTFLTPADPDTLLTVWRGGGAATFRPAPVPPTANLGLAALLLSGAGLVAALFLSKPRVTYAIAGDTLTVRTRASTTTFARRNTRASLTADPLGVRLFGTSLPGYHTGTFATRSGNVQAAATTARPRQALILEHAGKRYYLTPGDPAAVTTWFEG from the coding sequence GTGCTGTCGACCCTGCTGCCGCTGGCGCTGCTGTTCGCGCCGCCACTGCTGAAGCTGCCCCGCTACGACGTGTCGGGCGGGCAGATCGTGGCCCGGTCCCTGGGGTCGAGCACGGTCATCCCCCAGGGAACGCCGGTAGAAAAGGTCGCGCTGCAAAGGCTCTCGCGCCGTTACGGGAGTGCGGCGGCGGGCTACGTGGCCGGACGGTTCACCTCCGAGCGGGGAGAGATCGCGGTGTACGGCAACGGGGAGCGCGCGGGGCTGCTGTTCGCCACCCGCCCGCCCACCTTCCTCACCCCCGCCGACCCCGACACGCTGCTCACGGTCTGGCGGGGGGGCGGCGCGGCGACCTTTCGCCCGGCTCCCGTGCCTCCGACGGCCAACCTGGGGCTGGCGGCGCTGCTGCTCTCCGGCGCGGGCCTCGTCGCGGCCCTCTTTCTCAGCAAGCCCCGCGTGACCTACGCCATCGCGGGAGACACCCTCACCGTGCGGACCCGCGCGAGCACCACCACCTTCGCGCGCCGGAACACGCGAGCCAGCCTCACGGCGGACCCGCTCGGCGTGCGGCTGTTCGGCACCTCGCTTCCCGGCTACCACACCGGTACCTTCGCCACCCGCTCGGGCAACGTGCAGGCGGCGGCGACGACGGCGCGGCCCCGGCAGGCGCTGATTCTGGAGCACGCCGGCAAGCGCTACTACCTGACGCCGGGAGACCCGGCAGCGGTGACGACGTGGTTTGAGGGCTGA
- a CDS encoding phosphotransferase enzyme family protein, whose amino-acid sequence MDFDQRSQRSQVARLRPLARQALAAYPLEVTGLRLLHHGFNTTFRVDTVQGERYALRLNVNSRRTRGQIGAEMAWLAALARDTDLVLPVPQPRRDGALFGQVWSEDLGRELPAALFSWLPGRNLGDRATPAQLRAVGQAAATLHAHARRWSLPPGTGLIALDTPLMDSPNTLAAEHPLLTPECREVIGLVWTRVTDTLGRLFQADTPRPLHADLHAWNLKWHRGQLAVFDFDDSGIGVPVQDLAIAAYYLRPRAELEEALLSGYAGVAALPPCSPPDFESLIAGRNLVLLNDLFSTTTAEIRALLPRYLPNTVTKLRHFLESGTYRHDLPGLLE is encoded by the coding sequence ATGGACTTTGACCAGCGTTCGCAGCGTTCGCAAGTCGCCCGGTTGCGCCCGCTGGCCCGCCAGGCGCTCGCGGCCTACCCGCTTGAGGTGACGGGGCTGCGGCTCCTCCATCACGGCTTCAACACGACTTTCCGGGTAGATACCGTGCAGGGCGAGCGCTACGCCCTGCGCCTGAACGTCAATTCGCGGCGCACGCGCGGGCAGATCGGCGCGGAGATGGCCTGGCTCGCCGCGCTGGCCCGTGACACGGACCTCGTTCTGCCGGTGCCGCAACCCCGGCGGGACGGCGCGCTGTTTGGGCAGGTCTGGAGCGAGGACCTCGGGCGTGAGCTGCCCGCCGCCCTGTTCTCCTGGCTGCCGGGGCGCAACCTCGGGGACCGGGCGACCCCGGCGCAGCTCCGGGCGGTGGGGCAGGCCGCCGCCACCCTGCACGCACACGCCCGCCGCTGGTCGCTGCCCCCAGGCACCGGGCTGATCGCCCTCGACACCCCCCTGATGGATTCCCCGAACACCCTCGCCGCCGAGCATCCTCTGCTCACGCCGGAGTGCCGCGAGGTGATCGGTCTGGTGTGGACACGGGTGACCGACACGCTTGGGCGCCTGTTCCAGGCCGACACGCCGCGCCCGCTGCACGCGGACCTTCACGCCTGGAACCTCAAGTGGCACCGGGGGCAGCTTGCGGTCTTCGATTTCGATGACAGCGGTATCGGCGTTCCAGTGCAGGACCTCGCCATCGCCGCGTACTACCTGCGCCCGCGCGCCGAACTCGAGGAGGCGCTGCTCTCGGGCTACGCCGGGGTGGCGGCGCTGCCTCCCTGCTCGCCGCCCGATTTCGAGAGCCTGATCGCGGGGCGCAACCTCGTGCTGCTCAACGATCTGTTCTCGACCACCACCGCCGAGATTCGCGCGCTGCTGCCCCGCTACCTGCCCAATACGGTCACCAAACTGCGTCACTTTCTGGAGAGCGGGACCTACCGTCATGACCTGCCGGGGCTGCTGGAGTAG
- a CDS encoding glycerophosphodiester phosphodiesterase codes for MPKPCPGLPASGLAALGLLALAGCAATSSAPAPNPYLTGRTLNIAHQGGELLWPSNTMLAYREAVGLGVDMLEMDMHATRDGALVLSHDDTLDRLTDTRGRIREMTLEEVLRADAGYRLTPVGGEGFPFRGQGVQVAQLRDVLREFPNTPMIIELKQVSPSIAAPFCAALREAGAQKSVIAASFSDAALNEFRQVCPEVMTSMTEKELRPLVLLSKVGLSGLARAPGQVAQVPVRAGGIEVVTPAFIRAMHARGVAVQVWTINDEAEMRRLIALGVDGLITDRPDLLKRVLAER; via the coding sequence ATGCCAAAACCCTGCCCCGGCCTCCCCGCCTCTGGTCTCGCGGCGCTCGGCCTCCTGGCGCTGGCCGGGTGCGCGGCGACCTCCTCTGCCCCGGCGCCGAACCCCTATCTCACGGGCCGGACCCTGAACATCGCGCATCAGGGGGGCGAGCTGCTGTGGCCGAGCAACACGATGCTCGCCTACCGGGAAGCGGTGGGGCTCGGCGTGGATATGCTCGAAATGGACATGCACGCCACCCGCGACGGCGCCCTCGTGCTGTCACACGACGACACTCTTGACCGCCTGACCGATACGCGCGGCCGCATCCGCGAGATGACGCTGGAAGAGGTGCTGCGGGCCGACGCGGGATACCGCCTCACCCCCGTGGGCGGCGAGGGCTTTCCGTTCCGGGGCCAGGGCGTGCAGGTCGCGCAGCTGCGGGACGTACTGCGCGAGTTTCCGAACACGCCCATGATCATCGAGCTCAAGCAGGTGTCTCCCAGCATCGCCGCGCCGTTTTGCGCCGCGCTGCGGGAGGCGGGCGCCCAGAAGAGCGTGATCGCCGCGAGTTTCAGCGACGCGGCCCTCAACGAGTTTCGCCAGGTGTGCCCGGAAGTCATGACCTCCATGACAGAAAAGGAACTCCGCCCGCTCGTGCTGCTGAGCAAGGTGGGCCTGAGCGGCCTCGCGCGCGCGCCGGGGCAGGTGGCGCAGGTGCCGGTGCGCGCGGGGGGGATCGAGGTGGTCACGCCGGCCTTCATCCGGGCGATGCACGCGCGGGGGGTGGCGGTGCAGGTCTGGACGATCAACGACGAGGCCGAGATGCGCCGCCTGATCGCGCTGGGCGTGGACGGCCTCATCACCGACCGCCCGGACCTGCTGAAACGGGTGCTCGCCGAGCGCTGA
- a CDS encoding metallophosphoesterase, producing MPRLLLRWLLGLPLMLAAPAPAAQPGAAALPGVVAQAPSPLSQFPVARPLQGEVRRLRVIVMGDQGTGGSRQQRVAQAMRTLCAARGCDLGVGTGDNFYPAAPTTPRSALFAQRFAALYGPLGFPFLMVAGNHDHSGPTPGDGRDPGGAEAQVAYARLNAQWVMPGRTYRAPVGNLAEFFAVDTAPLAAAAAPLRPGDRPGGARDLAQRTWLGAALAQSSARWKVVIGHHPLFSNGQHGDAGQYDGSAHPLRRGDAVRQLYRVACGRAELLLSGHDHNLQWFAPQPECPATSSVVSGAAGQADSHHPGRRAAGAEVYGELGFFYLTFTPEALTAELYTVTDDGQPVRRGPSLALSSP from the coding sequence GTGCCCCGTCTGCTTCTGCGCTGGTTGCTCGGCCTGCCTCTGATGCTCGCCGCCCCGGCCCCTGCGGCTCAGCCGGGTGCCGCGGCTCTGCCCGGCGTGGTCGCCCAGGCCCCCTCGCCCCTGAGTCAGTTTCCGGTGGCCCGGCCTCTGCAGGGAGAGGTGCGGCGGCTGCGGGTGATCGTGATGGGCGATCAGGGTACCGGGGGAAGCCGGCAGCAGCGGGTGGCGCAGGCGATGCGGACCCTGTGCGCGGCGCGGGGGTGCGACCTGGGGGTGGGCACTGGCGACAACTTCTACCCGGCGGCCCCGACCACCCCCCGCTCGGCGCTGTTCGCCCAGCGCTTCGCCGCCCTCTATGGCCCCCTGGGCTTTCCCTTCCTGATGGTGGCCGGCAACCACGACCACAGCGGCCCTACCCCTGGGGATGGCCGTGACCCGGGCGGCGCCGAAGCCCAGGTGGCCTACGCGCGCCTGAATGCCCAGTGGGTGATGCCGGGGCGCACCTACCGTGCCCCGGTGGGCAACCTCGCCGAGTTCTTCGCTGTAGATACCGCTCCCCTGGCCGCTGCCGCTGCGCCGCTGCGTCCAGGCGACAGACCTGGAGGCGCCCGCGACCTCGCGCAGCGGACGTGGCTGGGCGCGGCGCTCGCCCAGAGTTCGGCGCGCTGGAAGGTGGTGATCGGCCATCACCCCCTTTTTTCCAACGGACAGCATGGAGACGCGGGGCAGTACGACGGGTCGGCCCACCCCCTGCGCCGTGGGGATGCGGTGCGGCAGCTGTACCGGGTGGCCTGTGGGCGCGCCGAACTGCTGCTCAGCGGGCATGACCACAACTTGCAGTGGTTCGCGCCGCAGCCGGAGTGTCCCGCAACTTCGAGTGTGGTGAGCGGCGCCGCCGGTCAGGCCGACAGCCACCATCCCGGCAGGCGGGCCGCCGGGGCCGAGGTGTACGGCGAACTGGGATTTTTCTACCTCACCTTCACGCCGGAGGCGTTGACTGCAGAACTCTACACCGTCACCGACGACGGTCAGCCGGTCCGGCGAGGACCGTCCCTGGCGCTCAGCTCCCCCTGA
- a CDS encoding glutaredoxin family protein: protein MTQADTTETAGIKMYTTSWCPDCVAAKRALTQKGLSYEEINIEQDDQAAQFVMSVNGGRRSVPTLVSGDVAHSLSGFRPQKLDAFLAEAGL, encoded by the coding sequence ATGACGCAAGCTGACACGACCGAGACGGCCGGAATCAAGATGTACACGACGAGCTGGTGCCCCGACTGCGTGGCCGCCAAGCGGGCGCTGACGCAAAAGGGCCTGAGCTACGAGGAGATCAACATCGAGCAAGACGACCAGGCCGCGCAGTTCGTGATGAGCGTGAACGGGGGACGCCGCAGTGTGCCCACGCTGGTCAGTGGGGACGTGGCCCACAGCCTGAGCGGTTTCCGGCCCCAGAAGCTCGACGCTTTCCTCGCAGAAGCGGGGCTGTAA